From the genome of Scyliorhinus canicula chromosome 27, sScyCan1.1, whole genome shotgun sequence:
ATCTTCGAACTCAGAGGGTTGGAGATCCCACACTTCTGAGTAGCTTCAAAGCTGTGGGTGATAGATGTTTGAATAATGGGGAAATCGATGCATTGCTGGAGCAGACGGGATGCTTTTTTCACATTCTTGCAAATGATATTAGTGGATGGCACTAGGAAATTGATTAGACTGAACAATTAATCCTTGATACCTGTACGATATTCAGTCAATGGGTTTGACCGTTGTCTGAGTTGCGTTTGTATCCGTGCATTAATAATTAATTAATCCAACGATCGGTTGACAGTTTAATTTTTCAATATTTAATAATGCGGACAGGGTCAACCAGAAATGGTTTGCATGTGTTTGTATGAATGGCTGAGGTTTTATTACAGATATCCGAAGTGGTTTCGATCTATGTGGTAAGGCTCAATGAAACTGCTTCATTTTTTGTTTTGATCCATCACAAGGACTGCAACCTGGACAAGGTCTGCCCACACTGGTTATAGAAGAGGCTAATATGGCCACAATGAACAGCCATGTGCAGGAAACCAGTCCTCCATGCTCTGCTATCGCCAATCAGCCGGCCAGGGGCTCACTTTGATTGGGTACCTTCAGGTCGGAGGTAAATACCATTATGAGGAGACAGAGCAAACCCGTTATAATGTCGCCGCTGACGTCTATAGAAGTTCTGAAGTTTTGAATCTGTGTGTAATTTTAAGaataggcctgtattcactggaatttagaagaatgagaggggatctgattgaaattatgtaaaattctaacagggcgggACAGACTGCATGCGGGCATGTTGCTTCCTCTGGTTAGGGAAGGCCTAGAACATTGGCTGTCGGTTTCAAGATACGGCGTCAGCCAATTAGGATTGAGATGATGTGAAATTTCTTCATTGAAAGAGAGGTAAATCTATGGAATCCTCTGCCACAGGAGGATTGTTGGGGAAGGTTTCTGAATACATTTAAGGAGAACAGACTTCTAAACGGGGCAAGGGGTATGAGGAGGGAGCGGAAGTGAGGGGTTCAGTTAGAGAATAAGCCACGggtagacaagtggcagatgaagttcaatgcagaaaagtgagagtATTTTATATTTATAGTCAAAGAGGTGTCGATCAcataaaaggcccttcagcccatgatgtccgCGCCAATCAAAAAAAACAGCGATCCAATTAttctaatcccgttttccagctCTTGACTCATAGATTTGCCTGCCTTGGGATGCAAGTGAGCAACAGAATCCTTCTTACATTTTatgagagtctctgcctccacatCACAGACAAGGTTTTGCAAATTGCCTTTTTGAATCGTTGCTGGATACCGGTTCAGGCCGGGATTTAAGGCTAATGTTACTCAACGACACATCAAGGGGCTCTGgttaatgttcttgtcggaaaTGTTTCGAACTCAACGTGGCAGCTGaccgaatttaaattcaattaataaaaaataagTTTGTCTTTGAAATCTGCTCTCGGGACTGTTGGCATTTGAAATTATTGTCGATCGTTGTAAATACGTGTGATGCcagatcaatgtggttgactcttaaataaccCCTGAAATACCACTCAGTTtaaggacagttagggatggacaatatttGTTCACCTTGCCAGCGATGACTACGATTGTGAAACACGCCACGGCGTGACGCTGGTCAATTTGCTTTGCAATCCCTCCCAGCCTAATATATCCTTCTGGATGTGCGTTACCCAGCTCTAAGCGCAGTATTCCAGAGCTCTGGAACAACCTGTGGAAACTCCCTCCATATGCTATTCCAGATTCCACGTAGAAGGCTCGCATTCCATTAAAATTTGATTTCCTTTCCCCCTAAAACCGGGTGTGAGTGATTTGTGGAGCTGAACTCCTTTCCTCCTCCACAGTGTGTTGCCTCCAGCCAGTTAGAAGATGCACTGCTCTAAATTGCTAAGGACGATCTCAAATTCTATGTTTGCTTTGCTCTCTCGCTTCATCCGTTTATGGCCCCTTCGCAACTTCCTGCTCCCGCCTCGTCCTCTTCAGCCAATCATAGAAAGAGGGGCATGTCTTTCCGGCAGTGAGGGCGGGATTTTCTTGGACCTTTGAGGTTTCGTCAATGATTTGACAGACCAGTTGAGTTACATGAAGACTGGTCTCTCTCTTGTTTCCGTTCATTTGTCCAACACAAGTAAAGTTTAACATTAAGGATGTATGTGTTACTGAGCCTCACGGTGTTATTTCAATGTAAGTACAATCCTTTCGAATTTATTTTCCGTCTTTCTCACTTGTCTCCTTTCTTTCATTTTGCTCTTTCACGTTCGGAATGTCGTTATTTATTAATCTCCTGCTCACCCCATCTCTCTTTCATTCGTGAGCTCAATGAAAATCCACCAGACCCCGGCCGTTGTCTCTAAATTTATTGGGGAGAGAGTGAAACTGCATTGTGAGGCCGAGGGACACAGTGGAGGTTACATGTACTGGTACAGACAATATCCGGGGAAGGGGATTCACCTGATGCTTTACTCCGGAGTTGCACCATACGCTGAACCAAAGGGGATGGTGGACAGTTTCACCGCCGAGCGACTGCATGGAGCCCAGTTCAACCTGGAGTCCTCCAGCCTGCGGGCGAATCACTCGACCGTGTATTACTGCGCCTGGAGTCTTCACAGTGACTCAGAGATGAAGAAATTCAACAAAAATCCCAAACGCAGCAGGAAACAGCTGTGAATGAAACGAAAAAATGTTATCGTGCAGCATTAGTGTGGGTTTAGCTTGAAGAGTGCATGCCATTTTGACACAAAGAAACTGAAAGCGCAGATTGACTTAGAGTTTGAAAGAAGGAAGAAGTGCAGGGATGAATGGAAGTGAAATAAAAAGCAAGGATAAATGAAGCATTGAATGTAGAGTCAATGCAGGAAGGACAGAAAGAAGGAACACGTGCAAAGGAAGTTTCCAGAATTTGCCAGTGATATCGATTAACTGGATAGATAAGAAAATATGCAATTATTCTGCTTAAAGCAAGCCGGGGTTGATCAGAATGGCAGCAGTGATAAGCAGCTTTAGTTATGTGGACTGACTAGAGAAGCTGGGGTTGCCTTTCCCAATGCAGGGAAGACACACAAGCAAGTCGTTTATAATTAAGAGGCTTTATGTTAGGCAAGGGACTGTTTTGATGTAAAATCCCCTGCTTGAAATTAGTTATAACATTTAGAGTTGAATCAGATATTTGGTGAAGCAGGAACCCTTCCAGAAAATACCAAGAgcaaagaacagagaacaaagaacagagaacagaacaaagaacaataaagcacATGAACAGGAACTTCAGCCCTCCCAAACctctaccggtcatgataccaacctttggcaaaatcctcagcactttcttgtgccgtctgcctctatatccatcctatccatgtgtttgtcaagatgcctttttaaCGCAgtcaatgtatctgcttccacagcctcccctgacaATGCGTTCCAAGCACTCAGCACCCTCTGcctaaaaaacctgcctcgcgcatcgaaactttgccccacggaactTAAACATATTCCCCCTGATGACTAACCCCTGCaccctgagaaagagtgcctgtccatccagTCGATCCATGCCCATGAGGGGCTTGAATCTTGTAGACTCCTTGGAGATCACCCCTCAACGtcagtctttctaatgaaaacagtacaAGTTTATTCAGACTCTCCGCATAGCAAACACCCggcaaaccaggcaacatgctggtaaatgtcctctctctaaatgtcggaaagaccgaGGAACTGATCGACTTCAGGAACTGTAGCACAACATACTCTCCCGTCTGCAACAATGGCTCCGAAATTGatatggtcgatagctttacgcTCCTGGGGGTCACTATCATcagcagtctgtcctggtccattcatgttgatgcaacagtgaagaaagctcaacaacgtctctacttcctccggaagctaaataaatttggcatgtctgcatcgactctcacaaacttcgacagatgtgcgacagagagcatcctatccggctgcatcaaagcttggtatggcaactgctcggtccaaggtcGCAAGAAACTGCAAAGTCTGGTGAACTCAacccagcgcatcacacaagcttgccacccactCATTGATTTTTATACAgctcccgctgcctgaggaatgaagacagcattatcagagacagctcccacccaggcattgccttcttccagacccttgcaTCAGGCAGAATtctgaagacccgcatatccagacataggaacagcttcttccccacagatacaagactcatcaacgactccccctcggactgatctgtcccTTGCAAGAAttctattcacgatgccctatacGGCTGTTGCTccctatttgctttgtttggcccttgttcgaCACTttaaccaatcattgtttgtcgaTGTGCTTTTTGTCaacgttctctgttgattatttttttgtctactatggacttactgtgtacgttccctcagccgcagaaaaatacctttcactgaacgtcggtacatgtgacaataaatcaaatcaaacaatcAATCAAGCAATCAATAAACCGactgtgcagcacggtggcacagtggttagcattgctgtttggcggcgtcgaggtcccgggttcaatcccggctctgggtcactgtccatgtggagtttccacattctccccgtgtttgcgtgggttgcgcccccacaacccaaagatatgcagggcagaTGAGTTGGCATACtacattgccacttaattggaaaaaataattcggtacACTTAATTAAAACAAAACGAAACcacgtctgcaccctccccaaagcctccacatcctttttgtTAATGTGGCGCCcataattgtgcgcaatattccaaatgcgtcGTTACCAAGGGGGCATGGGTAATTGGGCAGCGATGGGCCGCATGGACTCCTTCTGTCCTGCTTGTAACAATGGGGGACCTCCATTAATACACCCGACACCGATCATGGTTCCAGTTAGTCAGTGGAATCCATTCAATTCCAGAGGCCAAGCCACACCGAGTTTGGACTGGAGCTTACCATCGGCTCCCTTTTGTACACTGCCGATTACGACAGCACCTGCACCTGAGCTCGGCCGATGGAACCCCCGGTTTTCTTGTCATGAATTTCCCCAAATCTCTCACAGAGCCCTGCGGAATATATCACAGCTGCCAGAGGGTGGCACTATTGTACTTCGGCACCACGAACAAGCCAAAATGCGCCAACCGCTGCTTCAATCCGCACCATTTGGGATGATGtttaattatagaatcatagaatttacagtgcagaaggatgccattcggcccatcgagcctgcaccggccgtaGGAAAGAACATCTTATTTAAGGCCGATTGACTCCTTGTCCACATTAAATCTAAAGGTGGTAGCCCGTGCCTCCTGGTCCAACATCGGAGACAATGTTCCACATTTCTTGGTATTCCATAATCCCATTCTCCATTTCTTGTGTGCATGagatacggtagcacagtagcacggtagcacagtggttagcacagttggttcacacctgccaggtaccaggttcgattcccggcttgggtcactgtccgtgtggagtctgcaggttctcgtcgtgtctgtgtgggtttcctccgggtgctctggtttcctcccacaatccaaagatgtgcaggttaggccgattggccatgataacttgccctccgtgtccaaaacgtttgggtggggttactgggttatggggatagggaagaggtatgtgtgtgtgtgtgtgggggggaggggggggggggggggagaggcgctcTTGCCGAGAGCCgttgcagaatcaatgggccgaatggcctccttctgcgctgtaaattctatgattctatgagatgtcAGATACAAATTTTCCAAGTTCGTATCTTTGCTGCTCTGTTACAACACTTACCGTCCATATTGATCACATTGTATTGTTTTATACATGCTGGTTAAGTAAACACAAATAACTTACTGCTGACTAATCCGCTCAGCGGCTATATTTCCGGAGCACCATTCGAAATAATCCCAATTTTCCTCTTTGACAATCGGTGTGGTCTTTTTTCAAACACtacctttcagagcactgctccttcctcaggtaaatgaagaggtatgttccagaaacatggacaaagtcaaagatgccagacaatgcttagaatgcgtgCATTTGCAAGTAATTAAATTTTTACAGATCCAGATATAGGGGTAACCcttggttaaagaggtgtgaattgtctcaagccaggacagttggtaggattttgcaagcccaggccagatggtgggggatgaatgtagtgcgacatgaatcccaggtcccaggttgaggtcgcactcatgtgtgcggaacttggctataagtttctgctcagcgattctgcattatTTTGTGTCCTGAAGGACAAACTCaattcctactcaagtcaatgtattcACCCCTGATCAGTGAATAATGAGGCAGGGGAATGTCGATGTTCAGTAAAGTTAATCTTCCAGTGTAAGGCTTTCCCATTGCACTCCAGGTATGCTGACGTCAGCGATATCCCCAAATGCGGGGTACACGCATGCAGAAAAAATATATAGATGGTAAGGAGGAGAGAAGAAGTAATTATGGATGAGACGGGCGAAAGCAGCGAGGAGTTGCTTGGACGATCTTGCGAAAGAAGCAATGCTCCCAGCGGAAATGCTCCTCCTGTTCTGTTTGCCGACTTGCGTACTCCAGTCACATGATTAACCGACCACGTGCGAGGTTCTGTTCGTCATAACTTGTGGCATTTCCAATGCTTGGCGAGTATTTTGACAGGTGCTGTCTTATCGCTGAGTAACTCTGTATCTCAACTCCTGAGGAGGGCGATGGCAATGTCAGCTGAAACGGTCACCATATTTCTCACCTTTTCTTTCGGACACTGGATTCGTTGTAAGTTATGGCTGTCGAAATAGTTACCAACAGCAAAAGGGGTGGAATCGCAGTTATCCGCAAATGGCCGTCTAGTCGATACTAAATGAAGTTGAATCAATGCTTCAGGTGGTAATGGGCAGATCTGGAGGGCATTCGTTAAAGGCAGGGCCCAGTTAAACTAATTTGCCTTCTAAATGCTGCCATTGAATTCGGGCGTCGGTAGTAATGTAGGAGTTTGTCTCTCACATGTATGCCAGGCATGGGCGGCAAAGTTCTTTCCCTAAGGTTCTTTGGTGTTCCGGGTGGGGTTTTACAACGATGGATGATCGTTTGATGATGGCAATCACTGAGACGAGCTTCtatttccacatttctgttaaatGAATTAAGATTACAAAAAAACTGACGTGGGAGGATTCGGGCCCGTTCCCAGGGAGATTTACTGGGCCACTCAGCCCACCCTTCTTGCAAACAGGTGTCCGAGATGCAAATGGCCGAATTGCCTCATTCTTTACTTAAAACGTTTATAATTCTATGGCACCATTTTAATTTACTGTTCTAAGCCCTTCGACCTTTTTGAAATATATTCTAGACGTTTGGTGTGCGCCCACTGTGGTCCAGTCTCCAGCAGCGTCTATTTTACCGGATCAGTCGTTCAGTTTCAGCTGCAGTTTGGAGGGAGCCAGCATGAGCAGCTACACAATGAACTGGTACCGGCAACAGGGCAAGGCAATCGCATGGATGTGCGGTGAATTCGGTCGCTGTGGGCCAGGTTTGGAGGAACGGTTTACAGTGCAACACGAAGCCACAAACAATCGATTCATTTTGCAGCTGAGAGACTCCAAGCCGGGGGACTCGGCGACCTACTTCTGTGCAGCTAGTTTAACACAGAGGCACAACCCTACTGTAGGCTGTTACAAAAACGCCCGTTCCTTCCCTGATGCACTCACACCCATCTGTGTCACATACGAAGCTCAGAAAGACAATGAGCGTGTTTGTATTCCTCTGGCAAGTCACAACTCCAAGGCGTCCCAAAGCGCTCTGCAGCTCGCTCGTCACAGGGCATTACGGCAAAAGGGCGACTGTTAGTCCTATTAAATCTACGTCGCCTCTCTGTGGACCAATCCAGTTAGGCCCATTACCCACCTTTATCCctgcagctctgcagtttatttcCCTAAAATGCCaatcaaatttatttttcaatcctAGAACGATGGAAATGGTACCACACCGAAaagcggccattcggcccttcatgaCCATGCCAACCTAAAGACACCATATGGCCTTTTAGTCCCATTTCCCCGTACACGCCCATACACGCTCTGTAGCTTGCAGCACTTGAGGTGCAGATCCAGGAACTTTTTAATTGAGTTTAGGGTctgtgcctccaccaccaactcaggcagcgacCTCCAGGCTGCCTCTGCAAAAACAAACTCATATCCCTTCTAATCTTTCTGCCACTTTTTGATTTGATTAATTGCCACCGTTTCTCCGGCCCTGGGCGGCGCCAGGTCCAGCTCTTTACATTGGCTGCGCCAGACTGTTTATCCTTATATTCCTCCTGTAACGTTTCTCCCAAAATTTTTCATCCATATCCTCGCGTTCTTCAACCATCAGTTAATGGGAACATATTTAATTGTCTATCTTATCTAAAGGTTATAAGGGTGAGGGACGGGGTGGATCAGAATCGTGTTCTCCTCAGTTGAAACGTCAATAACGAGGGGGagtaattttaaggtgaggggcaggaggtttagaggaaacCGTCTTTCACGTGGAAGGTCTCTAGAGTCTGCAGTGCACTCACTGGGAGATTAATAGAGACGGTAAACTCCCAATATTTAAAACGTGCGTGGATGAGCACCTGAAATTTCACAACATTCAAGGGCAAGTGTTGGAAAGTGGGATTCGTGCAGATTTGGTGTAGGtttctcggtgcagactcgatggaccaaagggTCTCTTCTGCGTGTTATGGCTCATTGACTCTATAGCTCTATGTCTATGATTGGCCTCAGGTTATTCACCTCTAAGACTCAATCTTTAATAACCCTTGTTCCAAGCACAACAAGCCGACAATCTGAACTGAGCATTATTAGTGAAATTCCTTCATCCAGGAACAATTCTCAAGGACTCTCATGTCCATCCTGAAGTCTAGTGACGAGACCTGGACGCAATGCTCCAGCTACTGCCCAATTAGAAGGTGATAACGACTTTCTGATACTTCCCAGTTTTGTTCTCAACACGTCTATATGAAACAAGGACTCAAGCACTTGGTCGATCTCAGTGCGTTGCTTCTACATTTTGGAAGTTCAGACACTCCTTCAGTTTAGGAAAGGCGGCAGTTGCTTCTACAGAGGGCGACCACACAATTGGGCAACGCAAAGTCCAGCTCATGCTTTTCTTCAGTGCGATTCATTGCGAGGCAAACATTGCCAACACTGCAGCCCAGGCAGCCGAAAGTGACCGGCGAACTTTGGAGACCGCGTTCTGTACTGTCCCACGATTTCGAAAGAAAAATCACAAGCAAATGCCCGGTTTCTCATTTGTTCAAACTGTTTTCCTGCGCGGCCCAGGGACACGATTGGTTGGCCGATCTTCAGGTGCAGATCTATTACATCCGGTTGCATTTCCGTTGAATCGCGACATTTACTAGTCACACATTATCCTTCCGCAGTCCCTCACAAGAAAGCAAATGGATTTCTCATCAAGAACGCCCTTCATCTTTCTTAGCTTATGGATGGGACATTGGATATATTGTAAGTAATTTTCCCACAAATATTCTCTACCAACAATTAAAGACGGTGAAATTTATTAATAAGTGGAAGCAGCAAAACAGAATGGATGCATAATCGCGGGATTTGCTGGGATATGGGCAAAATAGAGTGGGTGAAAGTAATTGAATGGCAATTTTAAGGAACTAGCAATCATGATGGTCTGAAAGGCCTTATAAAAATCTGTTGTTATAAGCGGCTTTTCTTTCTTCAAATCTGCTTTAGGGGTCCGGGCTGCACCCACTGTGGCCCAGTTTCCAGCCGCGGCTTCGATCCGACAGGAAGAGACCGTCAGTCTGCTCTGTAATTTGGTGGGAGATAGCATGAGCAGCTACACAATGTTCTGGTACAGAAAGAGAGGAGGCCCAATCGAGTGGATTTGCAGCGGGTACGGTGGCTGCGGGCCCGAATTCCAGCAACGATTCACCGTCCATCTTGATGCTGGAAGCAACAAATTCACCCTGAATCTGAAGAACCCCAACCTGACAGACTCCGCGACCTACTTCTGTGCTGCGAGTAAAGCACAGCGGTTCAAACCTGCCGCAAGCTAACACAAAAACCGTCTTTACCCCCTCTGTCTCATTCATTCCTAGGGCGACACCTGTGCAACCTTCTGAACGAATGTTGTGGGGAATTTCTGTGACAATGGTTCAGGGCCACGAACACACAACCAATGAATCATCTCTGTTGAAGTGTACTAATTTCTGTTATCTAGGAGGTAGCATAACAAATTGTCCCACTAAAGGTGATATAGGAAGtcttcaaagatgtgcagcttaggtggagtgacaatgctaaattgcctcttagagtccaaaggttaggtggggttacagcgatagggcagGTATGGGGTCTGTGTAGGGTAGCCTTTCAATTGGTCATTGCAGTCTCgacgggccgaacggcctccttctgcactgtagcgatacTACAATTCTATCCATTCGTGGAGATTGAGGGTACAAGCATTTCCCTGGAGATTTCAGTGTGGAAACATCAACAGCACCTCAGCTCTAGACTTTAATGTCCGACTAGACATTCGTACTTCAGTGTCTGAGCTGAGACTCCAGTACATGCCCTCTGTCTCGAAGGCCAACACAAGCTGTCTTCAAGTGTTTTGGGGGAACTCCCCTGGACAACGTTTCTGAATCTTGCACAAAGTTAAATGCTTTGTacagacaatggacttcagaTTGTTGCTGGTCCACGGTGCCCTGTGAGCCCAAGTCCAAGGCAAATTTCAACATTGTTAACATTCCAGAGAAACACAGAAACCAACATGCATTCAGAAACCAGTTTACCGCGAAAACTCTGAATCTTTGAGGAAAATCTGTGGAACACTGAGACAGACTCGCAACGTTATCAccgcttctctctccacggatgctgccagacccggtgaggttttccagcgttttcttttctttcttcagaTTTTCAACACCCGCCGATTTGTGCCTTTATTTTATTGTCGCGTAAACGTGCCTACGTCATGCGGAAGGATGTCATTTCCGGGGGCAGTCTTTGGACTGTTTGTCTGCGCTAACGTACAGTCTGAATTAGAATCACTTCGCGTGAGGACACACTCATAACAAGCATCAATTTTGGCATGTTCCATACAAATATGCAAATATATTTGATCTCTTTTACTTTATTTATTTCTCAGCCTTGTAAGTATCCTGCGTACGATTATATTAATGACGAGGGCGAAGTGATTGAGTGACATGTCTACCTGTTTTGTGAGGATACAAAGTCAAGAGGGAATGTAAGGTGTGAGCAGGATACAAAGAAGCGACCAAGAGACATTGACGGGTTAATTGAGCCGGAAATGTGGACGatgggagtgtaatgtggggaGAGTGAGTTTATTTACTTCGGCTGTGAGAACCGAAAATTGACGCATTTTAGAAGGCGCCGATTTTCGAAATGTTTATGTTCAGGGAGACTTGTGTGTACTCCCGTGAATAACACAGAAACCTAGTGGTCGTTTACAACAAACAAGTAGAAAGGCAAAAAGAATATTGGTCATTACTGGACGGGAATAGAGTACACAAATAATTCTGACCTGCCCCATATGTATCGTGCGTTGGTGATACCATACCATTGATGCTGCCTGCAAGTTTGGTGCCCGTATACACAGAACTATTTTCGGCATTGTAGAGAAGATTGCCTGGATTCGGTGTTCGAATGACAAAGGTTTACTGTGATGGGAGAAGGGATAACTTGGAGTTATGCTctcgtgtttagaagaatgagagatgattttGATGAAACTGACGCAGTTCTGaagggatttgacagggtggGAACTTCGAGATAGTGTTTACTCTGGCTGGGAAATCTCGAACACGGGGCCGCCGACTGAAGATAAGGGGCGATAAATTAGGGCTGCTATGGGGACAAATTTCTTCATAGACAGGTTTGTGAATCTTCGAAATTCTGTAACTCAGTGGATTTCGGATCCTGCATTACTGAGTATCTTCAAGGCTGTGCTGGATAAATGTTTGAAAAATGCGGAAATCAAGGCATTTGCAGGGGGGACGGGAACATTTTTTGACATTCTTGCAAATAGTATATGTGTATCGCACTAGGACATTGTTTAGACTGAACTAACATTCTTTGacgcctggacaatattcagtcaATGAATTCGATCATCGTCGGAGTTGGCTTTGTACTCATCGATTGATATTTAATTGCTTCAACGATAGGTTGATTGTTCAATTGTTTAATATTTACTAATGCAGGTAGGGTTAACCAGAAATGCTTTACACATGTTTCTATGAACGGCTGAGGTTTTATTAGAGATTGCCGAAGTGGCCTTACTCTGTGTGATAATGTTCAATGAAACCACTTCATTTTTTGTTTAGATCCAGCGCAAGGACTGCAGCCTCGACAAAGTCCACTCGCACTGGTGGTAGCAGAGGGTAATCAGGCTACAATGAACTGCCATGAGCAGGAGTCCACTCCTCAATCCATGCTCTGGTACCGCCAATCAGCTGGCCAGGGGTTCACTTTGATCGGGTACATTTCGATTGGAGGAAATGCCCGTTATGAGGAGCAAGACCAAACCCGTTATAAAATCACCGGTGACGGCGATAGAAGCTCTGCTTTGATGCTGCAGCAAGCTGCACCTGCAGACACGGCAGTGTATTTCTGTGCAACGAGTGCGGCACAGCGGTGTAATCTGGCGCAATGCCCCGTCAAAAACCCCACCTCCTCAAAACGTGAAGGAAGAGAGATAGAACTTCTATTCCGTCAGCGAACTTCACAGGCTCAGCGCGCTCCAGTCAATACGATGTATAAATATAAATATCGTGGTTTCtggaaaatttaaataaaaataaacgtCGGTGGAATGTTCACGAAGtgtggcagcatccgtggagagagttAACAATTCAGGTCAAGAGTCTGAAGAATGGCCCCTGAACTGTAACTGAAAGGTGTACTCTTTTCCACAGAGCCAACGAACAACAAACCTCAAGTGACCTGTGAAATTCCAGAAATGTAGTTGCGTATTAGGCACAGGAAAATCCCAAATGGTAGGAATGAGAGAAATGACTAGTTCATCTGTTTTTTCAACTCCATTGTTTGGATATTAACACAGATACATTATACCCAACTACCTCCCAACTAGAACGGAGAGACCATTTACAGTCTCCCGCTAT
Proteins encoded in this window:
- the sid1 gene encoding secreted immunoglobulin domain 1 isoform X2, which translates into the protein MGHWIYYPAQGLQPRQSPLALVVAEGNQATMNCHEQESTPQSMLWYRQSAGQGFTLIGYISIGGNARYEEQDQTRYKITGDGDRSSALMLQQAAPADTAVYFCATSAAQRCNLAQCPVKNPTSSKREGREIELLFRQRTSQAQRAPVNTMYKYKYRGFWKI
- the sid1 gene encoding secreted immunoglobulin domain 1 isoform X1 — translated: MFHTNMQIYLISFTLFISQPYPAQGLQPRQSPLALVVAEGNQATMNCHEQESTPQSMLWYRQSAGQGFTLIGYISIGGNARYEEQDQTRYKITGDGDRSSALMLQQAAPADTAVYFCATSAAQRCNLAQCPVKNPTSSKREGREIELLFRQRTSQAQRAPVNTMYKYKYRGFWKI